Below is a window of Microbacterium saperdae DNA.
CTCCCGGAAGCGCAACTGGACCGCTTCCTCATGAAGCTCGTCGTCGGGATGCCGGAACGCGATGCCGAGGTCTCGGTGCTGCGTCGCCATGCCGAAGGCTTCTCGCCGCGTGAGCTGACGGGAGTCGAGGCGGTCGTCACCGCTGAGGAGATCCGCGCGGCTCAGGAGGCGGCGGGGCGCGTCGAGGTCACCGACGATGTGCTCGGCTACGTCGTGGATCTCGCCCGTGCGACCCGCCAGTCGCCATCCGTCGAGCTCGGCGCGAGCCCCCGCGCCTCGACCGGTCTGCTGGCGGCGGCGAAGGCATGGGCGTGGCTCAACGCCTCCTCCGCCGTGACTCCCGATCACGTGCAGACGATGCTGGTGCCCGTATGGCGCCATCGCCTGCAGCTGCGACCGGACGCGCAGATGGAGGGCGTGTCCGCCGATGCCGTCCTGACATCGGTCGTGCAGCAGACCCGGGTGCCGATCTAAGGTGTTCGTCACCGGCCGCCTCGCCGTCGCCATCGCCCTCGGCGTGCTCCCGCTCGTCCTCGCCGGACTCGCGGGCTATCCGCCGTACGCCGTGGCGGGCGCCTGGGTCGGGCTCTGCGCCCTGCTCGCGGGCCTCGACGTCGCACTGGCCGCGAGTCCGCGGACGGTGACGGTGTCGCGCCGCGTCCCTGCACGAGCGCGCCTGGGCGAGCCGGTGCCGGTCAGCGTCGCCGTGCACAACCACGGTCAGCGCACCCTG
It encodes the following:
- a CDS encoding AAA family ATPase yields the protein MHRVRTEVDKAVVGQAGTVTGLLVSLLARGHVLLEGVPGVAKTLVVRSFARALGLDTKRVQFTPDLMPGDVTGSLVYDARTGEFDFRAGPVFTHILLADEINRTPPKTQAALLEAMEERQVSADGVSRVLPDPFLVAATQNPIEHEGTYSLPEAQLDRFLMKLVVGMPERDAEVSVLRRHAEGFSPRELTGVEAVVTAEEIRAAQEAAGRVEVTDDVLGYVVDLARATRQSPSVELGASPRASTGLLAAAKAWAWLNASSAVTPDHVQTMLVPVWRHRLQLRPDAQMEGVSADAVLTSVVQQTRVPI